The Bradyrhizobium oligotrophicum S58 genome contains the following window.
TCACGAGCAGCACGGTGATCGCAACCGACTCCTCCTGACAGCGCAAGACGTCGCGACCGATGCGACGTCCGGGAATTTGCGTCTCTCGTCCCGCCCGTTCCAAAAGGCAACGTCTCCCTGGATGTCGGTAAATTGTGAAGCGCTGCGGCCGCGGTGACGTGAGACGCCTTGGCGTCACGCCACCGGGAAGGTCGACGCCCGGATCACTCGATGATCAGCGTGCCCTTGTTGCCCTGATGGAAGTCGTCGAAGAACTCATAGCGCCCCGGCTTCTGCGCCTTGACCTTCACGACGCCTTCCATGTTCGGCTTGATCACGGTTTCGAACTGCAGCGGCTCGCTCTCGAACTCGACGGGCGCGCCATCGAGATTCTTGATCTTGAAGACGA
Protein-coding sequences here:
- a CDS encoding cupredoxin domain-containing protein encodes the protein MKIFGKVQVAGAVALLMAAFALPAGAAETTIEISVKDNKFQPSEMKAPADTPIVFKIKNLDGAPVEFESEPLQFETVIKPNMEGVVKVKAQKPGRYEFFDDFHQGNKGTLIIE